A stretch of DNA from Nocardioides sp. Arc9.136:
TCGTCAGACCTCAGAGCTTGATCTCGATGTCGACGCCGGCCGGAAGGTCGAGCCGCATGAGCGAGTCGACGGTCTTCGGCGTGGGGTCGATGATGTCGATGAGGCGCTTGTGGGTGCGCATCTCGAAGTGCTCGCGGGAGTCCTTGTACTTGTGGGGCGAGCGGATGACGACGAAGACGTTCTTCTCCGTCGGCAGCGGCACCGGGCCGGCCACGCGGGCGCCCGTGCGGGTCACCGTGTCAACGATCTTCCGCGCCGAGGTGTCGATCACCTCGTGGTCATAGGCCTTGAGCCTGATGCGGATCTTCTGTCCCGCCATAGGTCTCTCTCGTCCTTACTTCTCATCTGCCGCGTGCATGTCCCGGGACGTCCCCCGGTTTGGGTCTGTCCCGCCCTGGCCCCACCACCCGAACCCCCGACCCCCGCGGTCGGGCGTGTCGCGACCTCTGGACGTGACACAGGACCGGGATCCTGCTGGGTTCTTGCGCTGGCGCCCGACGGTTCGTCGGGCTGATCGGGTCTCCTGGTCCAGCGCGGCGCACAGCCGACCACCGAACTCGTTCCAGGCCCGGCGGACCGGGGGCGGGAGACGCGATTCAGAAGTCAAGATGTGCGGCGCGCCCCGGCGACCCGCCGGAGCAACCGGACCATCTTGGCAGAGATCAGGACCGGGACCAAATCCGCCGGCACTACCCCGGCCCGCCGGCCGCGCGACGTACGACACGCCGCTCAGGTGCGGCGGTAGCAGAAGTCGGTGATCGTGCGCCCGGCCTCGGTCCCCTTGCGCTCGAACCGGGTGACCGGCCGCTCGGCCCAGCGCTCGACGACGCCGCCCTCGAGCGCCGGCTCCGCGTCGAGCACCTCCTGCATCTGCTCGGCGTAGTCCGCCCAGTCGGTCGCGAGCCGCCACACCGCGCCCGGCCGCAGCCGGCTCGCCGCGAGCCGCGCGAAGTCCGGGGAGACCAGGCGCCGCTTGTGGTGGCGGGTCTTGCGCCACGGGTCGGGGAAGAACGTCCACAGCTCCTCGACCTCCCCCTCCCCCAGCAGGTGCTCCATCGACCAGACCGCGTCGACGCCGCAGAGGCGCACGTTCTCCGCGCCGGCCTCGGCGAGCTTCCACAGCGTGTCGGCGACGCCGGGGCGCCAGACCTCGAACGCCAGCACGTCGTACGTCGGTCGCGTCGCCGCCAGCGCGGCCGTCGCCTCGCCGACCCCGGAGCCGATCTCGACGACCAGCGGCGCGCGCCGCCCGAACCACTGCTCGAGGGAGAACCCGGGCCGGTCGACGGCCTCGTCGGGGATGACCCACGCCTCCTGGTGCGCGGCCCACGCCTCGGCCTGCCGCGGGGTGAACCGGCTGCCCCGGCGCGAGTAGCTGAGCACCTCACGCATCCGCCGACCGTCCTCGGTCAGCTTGTGGTGCGGGCGGGCGGGGGTGACGGGGCGCTCCATGGGACCTTTCCTCGGGAATGCAGATCGGCCCCGGACCACAGGGGTCCGGGGCCGATCTGGTGTGTCAGGTGCGGTCAGCGACCGCGGGGATCACTTGGTGATCTTGGTGACCCGGCCGGCGCCGACGGTGCGGCCACCCTCACGGATCGCGAACCGCAGGCCCTCGTCCATCGCGATGGGCTGGATGAGCTCGACCGACATCTCGGTGTTGTCACCCGGCATGACCATCTCGGTGCCCTCGGGGAGGGTCACCACGCCGGTCACGTCCGTCGTGCGGAAGTAGAACTGCGGGCGGTAGTTGTTGAAGAACGGCGTGTGGCGGCCGCCCTCCTCCTTCGAGAGGATGTAGACCGAGGCCTCGAAGTTGGTGTGCGGGGTCGTGGTGCCCGGCTTGATGACGACCATGCCGCGCTCGACGTCCTCGCGCTTGGTGCCACGGAGGAGCAGACCGACGTTCTCACCGGCCTGGCCCTCGTCGAGCAGCTTGCGGAACATCTCGACGCCGGTGACCGTGGACTTCATCGAGCCCTCGCGGATGCCGACGATCTCGACCTCCTCGTTCACCTTGACGATGCCGCGCTCGATGCGACCGGTGATGACGGTGCCACGACCGGTGATCGTGAAGACGTCCTCGACGGGCATGAGGAACGGCTTGTCGGTCTCACGCTCGGGGGTCGGGATGTAGTCGTCGACCGCCTGCATGAGCTCGGCGATCGAGTCGCCCCACTTGGCGTCGCCCTGCAGGGCCGGGAACGCCGCGACGCGAACGACCGGGATGTCGTCGCCCGGGAACTCGTACTCGCTGAGGAGCTCGCGCACCTCCATCTCGACGAGCTCGATGAGCTCCTCGTCGTCGACCATGTCGCACTTGTTGAGCGCGACCACCAGGGCGGGGACGCCGACCTGGCGCGCGAGCAGCACGTGCTCGCGGGTCTGCGGCATCGGGCCGTCGGTGGCGGCGACCACGAGGATCGCGCCGTCCATCTGGGCCGCGCCGGTGATCATGTTCTTGATGTAGTCAGCGTGACCCGGGCAGTCGACGTGCGCGTAGTGACGCGACTCGGTCTGGTACTCGACGTGCGCGATCGAGATCGTGATGCCGCGCTGACGCTCCTCGGGAGCCTTGTCGATGTCCTCGAACGCCGAGGCGGCGTTCAGGTCCGGGTGCTTGTCGTGCAGGACCTTGGTGATCGCCGCGGTCAGCGTGGTCTTGCCGTGGTCGATGTGACCGATCGTGCCGATGTTGACGTGCGGCTTGGTCCGCTCGAACTTCGCCTTAGCCACGGTGGGCTCCTCCTGGTGTGGTTGTTACCTGACTCGTACTAGCTGGGTGGTGCCGAGGGTCCGGTCCCCCGAACAAGGATGTTCAGCGGACCGGCGAGGATCACTCGCCGCGGACCTTCTTGATGATCTCGTCGGCGATGTTCGTGGGAACCTCGGCGTACGAGTCGAACTCCATCGAGTACGACGCCTGCCCGGAGGTCTTGGACCTCAGGTCGCCAACGTACCCGAACATCTCGGAGAGCGGCACGAGGGCGTTGACGACGATGTCGCCGTGACGCTCCTCCTGCGCTCGGATCTGGCCCCGTCGGCTGTTGATGTCGCCGATGACCGTGCCGAGGAAGCTCTCCGGCGTGGTCACCTCCACGGCGAACATCGGCTCGAGCAGGACCGGCTTCGCCATGCGGGCGGCCTCCTTGAAGGCCTGGTTGCCGGCGATCTTGAACGCGAGCTCGGAGGAGTCGACGTCGTGGTAGGCGCCGTCCTCGAGCGAGAACTTCACGTCGACCATGGGGAAGCCGGCGAGGATGCCGAACTCCATGGCCTCCTGGCCACCCTGGTCGACCGAGGGGATGTACTCCTTCGGCACGCGTCCACCGGACACGTTGTTCACGAACTCGTAGCCCGCACCGGTACCGGTCTCGGGGTCGATGTTCGGGCCGAGGGAGACGACGACCTTCGCGAACTGACCCGAACCACCGGTCTGCTTCTTGTGGGTGTAGCTGTGGTTCGTGACCTCCTTGCGGAGGGTCTCGCGGTAGGCCACCTGCGGCTTGCCGACGGTCGCCTCGACGCGGAACTCGCGCTTCATCCGGTCGACGAGGATCTCCAGGTGGAGCTCGCCCATGCCGGCGATGATCGTCTGGCCGGTCTCCTCGTCGGTCTTGACCGTGAAGGTCGGGTCCTCGTCGGAGAGGCGCTGGATCGCGAGACCCAGCTTCTCCTGGTCGGACTTGGTCTTGGGCTCGATCGCGACCTCGATCACCGGGGCCGGGAAGGTCATCGACTCGAGCACGACCTGGTTCTGCGGGTCGCAGAGGGTGTGACCGGTCTTGGTGTCCTTCAGGCCCATGACGGCGACGATCTGGCCGGCGCCGACCGACGCGATCTCCTCACGCTTGTTCGCGTGCATCTGGTAGACCTTGCCGATCCGCTCCTTCTTGCCGTTGACCGAGTTGACCACGGTCGAGCCGGCCTCGAGCTTGCCCGAGTAGACGCGGACGTAGATCAGCTTGCCCAGGTGCGGGTCGGAGGCGATCTTGTAGGCGAGGCCGGAGAACGGCTCGTCGTCGGAGGGCTTCCGCGCGATCTCGACGGCCTCGTCCTTCGGCGAGTGGCCGATGATGGCCTCGATGTCGAGCGGCGAGGGCAGGTACTTGACGACCGCGTCGAGCAGGGGCTGCACGCCCTTGTTCTTGAACGCGGTGCCGCACAGGACCGGGTTGACCTTGTCGGCCAGGGTCGCGCGGCGGATCGCGGCCTCGAGCTCCTCGACGGAGAGGTCCTCGCCCTCGAGGTACTTCTCCATGATGGCGTCGTCGGCCTCGGAGAGGGTCTCGAGGAACTTCTCGCGGTACTCGGCGGCCTGCTCGGCCATGTCCGCGGGGATCTCCTCGACCGAGTAGTCCTCACCCATCTTGGTCTCGCCGCGCCAGGTCAGGGCACGCATGCCGACCAGGTCGACGACGCCGAGGAAGTCGCTCTCGGCACCGATGGGGAGCTGCAGGACCAGCGGGGTGGAGTTGAGGCGCTCGACCATCATGTCGACGCAGCGGAAGAAGTCCGCACCGGTGCGGTCGAGCTTGTTGACGAAGCACATGCGGGGGACGGAGTACTTGTTGGCCTGGCGCCACACCGTCATCGTCTGCGGCTCGACACCGGCGACACCGTCGAACACCGCGACGGCGCCGTCGAGGACGCGCAGCGAGCGCTCGACCTCGGCCGTGAAGTCCACGTGGCCGGGGGTGTCGATGATGTTGATCTGGTGGTTCTTCCACCAGCAGGTCGTCGCGGCGGACGTGATGGTGATGCCGCGCTCCTGCTCCTGCTCCATCCAGTCCATCGTGGCCGCGCCCTCGTGGACCTCACCGATCTTGTAGGTGATGCCGGTGTAGAACAGGATGCGCTCGGTGGTGGTGGTCTTGCCGGCGTCGATGTGCGCCATGATGCCGATGTTGCGGACCGTGTTGAGGTCCGTGGTGATGTCGACTGCCACGTTAGTCAGCGTCCCTTGAAAGAAGTGGGTGGTTGCGGGTGGAGCGGGGGCGACCTGCGCCGCCCCCGCCCGAGGTCACCAGCGGTAGTGCGCGAAGGCCTTGTTCGACTCGGCCATCTTGTGGGTGTCCTCACGCTTCTTCACCGCGGCACCGAGGCCGTTGGACGCGTCGAGGATCTCGTTCATCAGGCGCTCGGACATCGTCTTCTCGCGACGGTCCTGCGCGTAGCCGACGAGCCAGCGCAGCGCGAGCGTGGTGCCGCGCGTGCCCTTGACCTCGATCGGGACCTGGTAGGTCGCACCGCCGACGCGGCGGGACTTGACCTCGATGGCCGGCTTGACGTTGTCCATCGCACGCTTGAGCGTCACGACGGGGTCGGTGCCGGTCTTCTCGCGGCAGCCCTCGAGCGCGGAGTAGACGATGCGCTGGGCGACCTGCTTCTTGCCGTCCTGCAGCACCTTGGAGACGAGCTGGGAGACCAGCTGCGACCCGTAGACCGGGTCGACGTCGATCGGCCGCTTCGGGGCCGGACCCTTGCGCGGCATGTCAGCTCTTCTCCTTCTTCGCGCCGTAACGGCTGCGAGCCTGCTTGCGGTTCTTCACGCCCTGGGTGTCGAGCGTGCCGCGGATGATCTTGTAGCGCACACCGGGGAGGTCCTTCACCCGGCCGCCGCGCACGAGCACGATCGAGTGCTCCTGGAGGTTGTGGCCCACACCCGGGATGTACGCCGTGACCTCGACGCCGCTGGACAGGCGCACGCGGGCGACCTTGCGGAGGGCGGAGTTCGGCTTCTTCGGGGTGGTGGTGTAGACGCGCGTGCAGACGCCTCGGCGCTGCGGCGAGCCCTTCAGGGCAGGCGTCTTGTTCTTCGACACCTTGTCCTGGCGGCCCTTGCGGACCAGCTGCTGAATGGTGGGCACCGGGTGGTTCCCCTTCTTTGTCGGCTCTCAGTACGCGGCACGGTGCTGCGCACGATGTCCTGCTGGTGTGCCGGGTGGTGCTCCCAACCGGCGCTGCTCGCCCCCGAGGTCGGGCGTGTCGCCCGACACGGCGCCACCACCGGGGCGGTGGCGAGGCTTGCGTGCTCCAAGTACGACGGTCCGTTCCCGCCGACTACTTCTGCGCACGCGCAACGGCCTGGTTGTCCCAGACACGAGGACCGAGGTTACCCGGCGCCCCTACGGGGGTCAAAACGCGCGAGAGGCCGCCCGAGCGGGCCAGGTACCACGCCACCGCCAGGGCCACGCCGACCAGGGTGATCGCCCCTCCGCCCACGAGGGTCCAGCGGGCACCGAAGGTCTCCCCCACCCAGCCCACGACGGGCGCGCCGAGCGGGGTCCCGCCCATGAAGATCATCAGGTAGAGGGCCATCACGCGGCCCCGCAGCGCGGGCGCGGTGGAGACCTGCATGAGGGTGTTGGCGGCGGTGATCATGGTGAGCGCGGACAGGCCCAGGGCGGGCATCCACACCGCGAACGCGACGTACGTCGGCAGCAGCCCGGCGACGACCTCGGCGACGCCGAAGACCACCGCCGCACCGACCACCAGCCGCAGCCGCACCACCGGGCGGCGGGCCGCGAGCAGCGCGCCGGTCAGCGAGCCGACGGCCATGAAGGTGCCGAGCAGCCCGTACTCCGTCGCGCCCTTGCCGAAGACGTCGGTGGCCATCAGGGCCGAGGTCATCTGGAAGTTCAGGCCGAAGGTGCCCACGACGAAGACCACGACCAGCACCAGGACCAGGTCGGGCCGCCCGGCGACGTACCGCACCCCCTCGCGGATCATCCCGGGGTGCCGGCGCTGGGTGGGAGCGGGCGTGAGGCGGCTGGCGTCCATGCCGCGCAGCGCCAGGATCGGCGCGAGGTAGGTGACCGCGTTGACCATGATCACCCAGCCGGTCGCCTCGGTGCCGCCGCCCAGCGCGCCGATCAGCACGCCGGCGATCGCCGGGCCGACGATGCGGGCGGCGTTGAACGAGGCGGAGTTGAGGCCCACGGCGTTGGTCAGGTCGTCGGCGGTGACGATCTCGCTGACGAACGACTGGCGCGCCGGGGCGTCCATCGCGGTGCCGATGCCGAAGACCAGGGCGAGGACGTAGACGTGCCAGACCTCGGCGACGCCGGTCGCGGCGAGGAGGCCGAGGAGGAACGCCGGCACCGCCATCATCACCTGGGTGACCTGCAGCAGCTGGCGCTTGGGGAAGCGGTCGGCGACGACGCCCGCGAAGGGCGAGAGGAGCAGGGCGGGCAGGAACTGCAGACCTGTCGTGATGCCGACGGCGGTGCCGCCGTTCACGGCGAGGTGCAGCACCAGCCAGTCCTGGGCCACGCGCTGCATCCAGGTGCCGGTGTTGGAGACGACGGCACCGGCGGCGTACCGGCGGTAGTTGGGGTTGGCGAGGGAGCGGAAGGTGGGGCTCAAGCGTTGGCCAGTCTTTCCAGGATCGGGGCGGCCCGGCGCAGGACCGCTCGTTCGTCGGGGGTCAGCTCGCGCAGCCGCCGGGTCAGCCACTCGTCGCGGCGGCGGCGGTCGGCGAGCACGGTGGCGCGACCGGTGTCGGACAGCTCCACGACGACCTGGCGGCCGTCGGACTCG
This window harbors:
- the rpsJ gene encoding 30S ribosomal protein S10; protein product: MAGQKIRIRLKAYDHEVIDTSARKIVDTVTRTGARVAGPVPLPTEKNVFVVIRSPHKYKDSREHFEMRTHKRLIDIIDPTPKTVDSLMRLDLPAGVDIEIKL
- the tuf gene encoding elongation factor Tu — translated: MAKAKFERTKPHVNIGTIGHIDHGKTTLTAAITKVLHDKHPDLNAASAFEDIDKAPEERQRGITISIAHVEYQTESRHYAHVDCPGHADYIKNMITGAAQMDGAILVVAATDGPMPQTREHVLLARQVGVPALVVALNKCDMVDDEELIELVEMEVRELLSEYEFPGDDIPVVRVAAFPALQGDAKWGDSIAELMQAVDDYIPTPERETDKPFLMPVEDVFTITGRGTVITGRIERGIVKVNEEVEIVGIREGSMKSTVTGVEMFRKLLDEGQAGENVGLLLRGTKREDVERGMVVIKPGTTTPHTNFEASVYILSKEEGGRHTPFFNNYRPQFYFRTTDVTGVVTLPEGTEMVMPGDNTEMSVELIQPIAMDEGLRFAIREGGRTVGAGRVTKITK
- the trmB gene encoding tRNA (guanosine(46)-N7)-methyltransferase TrmB, whose amino-acid sequence is MERPVTPARPHHKLTEDGRRMREVLSYSRRGSRFTPRQAEAWAAHQEAWVIPDEAVDRPGFSLEQWFGRRAPLVVEIGSGVGEATAALAATRPTYDVLAFEVWRPGVADTLWKLAEAGAENVRLCGVDAVWSMEHLLGEGEVEELWTFFPDPWRKTRHHKRRLVSPDFARLAASRLRPGAVWRLATDWADYAEQMQEVLDAEPALEGGVVERWAERPVTRFERKGTEAGRTITDFCYRRT
- the fusA gene encoding elongation factor G encodes the protein MAVDITTDLNTVRNIGIMAHIDAGKTTTTERILFYTGITYKIGEVHEGAATMDWMEQEQERGITITSAATTCWWKNHQINIIDTPGHVDFTAEVERSLRVLDGAVAVFDGVAGVEPQTMTVWRQANKYSVPRMCFVNKLDRTGADFFRCVDMMVERLNSTPLVLQLPIGAESDFLGVVDLVGMRALTWRGETKMGEDYSVEEIPADMAEQAAEYREKFLETLSEADDAIMEKYLEGEDLSVEELEAAIRRATLADKVNPVLCGTAFKNKGVQPLLDAVVKYLPSPLDIEAIIGHSPKDEAVEIARKPSDDEPFSGLAYKIASDPHLGKLIYVRVYSGKLEAGSTVVNSVNGKKERIGKVYQMHANKREEIASVGAGQIVAVMGLKDTKTGHTLCDPQNQVVLESMTFPAPVIEVAIEPKTKSDQEKLGLAIQRLSDEDPTFTVKTDEETGQTIIAGMGELHLEILVDRMKREFRVEATVGKPQVAYRETLRKEVTNHSYTHKKQTGGSGQFAKVVVSLGPNIDPETGTGAGYEFVNNVSGGRVPKEYIPSVDQGGQEAMEFGILAGFPMVDVKFSLEDGAYHDVDSSELAFKIAGNQAFKEAARMAKPVLLEPMFAVEVTTPESFLGTVIGDINSRRGQIRAQEERHGDIVVNALVPLSEMFGYVGDLRSKTSGQASYSMEFDSYAEVPTNIADEIIKKVRGE
- the rpsL gene encoding 30S ribosomal protein S12 — encoded protein: MPTIQQLVRKGRQDKVSKNKTPALKGSPQRRGVCTRVYTTTPKKPNSALRKVARVRLSSGVEVTAYIPGVGHNLQEHSIVLVRGGRVKDLPGVRYKIIRGTLDTQGVKNRKQARSRYGAKKEKS
- a CDS encoding MFS transporter: MSPTFRSLANPNYRRYAAGAVVSNTGTWMQRVAQDWLVLHLAVNGGTAVGITTGLQFLPALLLSPFAGVVADRFPKRQLLQVTQVMMAVPAFLLGLLAATGVAEVWHVYVLALVFGIGTAMDAPARQSFVSEIVTADDLTNAVGLNSASFNAARIVGPAIAGVLIGALGGGTEATGWVIMVNAVTYLAPILALRGMDASRLTPAPTQRRHPGMIREGVRYVAGRPDLVLVLVVVFVVGTFGLNFQMTSALMATDVFGKGATEYGLLGTFMAVGSLTGALLAARRPVVRLRLVVGAAVVFGVAEVVAGLLPTYVAFAVWMPALGLSALTMITAANTLMQVSTAPALRGRVMALYLMIFMGGTPLGAPVVGWVGETFGARWTLVGGGAITLVGVALAVAWYLARSGGLSRVLTPVGAPGNLGPRVWDNQAVARAQK
- the rpsG gene encoding 30S ribosomal protein S7 is translated as MPRKGPAPKRPIDVDPVYGSQLVSQLVSKVLQDGKKQVAQRIVYSALEGCREKTGTDPVVTLKRAMDNVKPAIEVKSRRVGGATYQVPIEVKGTRGTTLALRWLVGYAQDRREKTMSERLMNEILDASNGLGAAVKKREDTHKMAESNKAFAHYRW